A window from Halomicrobium urmianum encodes these proteins:
- a CDS encoding dihydrodipicolinate synthase family protein → MADTEIRTPIVTPFDEDEAVDADALADLVDHLIEEQGVTGLVPCGTTGEMGSLTDEERRAVVETTVEAADGRVPVMAGVGETAVGEVLDHVAAAADAGADSALVVAPYFGGDAPAEGNEEFFRTIADGSELPVYLYNIPPAVGQDIDEGTVVALADHDNVAGVKDSSGDVTYFNSLIRRTPDDFEVYQGWDGAYAPSLAMGADGGINALTHFFGDVYAEVAEALEAGDVERARDLQLGVIDEAFEACREHGFAPATKAVLAERGVIPRGSVRPPQREVPDDEAAELAAFVADQ, encoded by the coding sequence ATGGCAGACACCGAGATCCGGACGCCGATCGTGACGCCGTTCGACGAGGACGAGGCCGTCGACGCCGACGCGCTGGCCGACCTCGTCGACCACCTGATCGAGGAGCAGGGGGTCACCGGGCTGGTGCCCTGCGGGACGACGGGCGAGATGGGATCGCTGACCGACGAGGAGCGACGGGCGGTCGTCGAGACGACCGTCGAGGCCGCGGACGGCCGCGTCCCCGTGATGGCCGGCGTCGGCGAGACGGCCGTCGGCGAGGTACTCGATCACGTCGCGGCGGCGGCGGACGCGGGCGCGGACTCGGCGCTGGTCGTCGCGCCCTACTTCGGCGGAGACGCCCCGGCAGAGGGCAACGAGGAGTTCTTCCGGACCATCGCCGACGGGTCCGAACTGCCGGTGTACCTCTACAACATCCCGCCCGCCGTCGGCCAGGACATCGACGAGGGCACGGTCGTCGCGCTGGCCGACCACGACAACGTCGCGGGCGTCAAGGACTCCAGCGGCGACGTCACGTACTTCAACAGCCTGATCCGGCGGACGCCCGACGACTTCGAGGTCTACCAGGGGTGGGACGGGGCCTACGCGCCGTCGCTCGCCATGGGCGCCGACGGCGGGATCAACGCGCTGACGCACTTCTTCGGCGACGTGTACGCGGAGGTGGCAGAGGCCTTAGAGGCGGGCGACGTCGAGCGCGCCCGCGACCTCCAGCTCGGCGTGATCGACGAGGCGTTCGAGGCCTGCCGCGAGCACGGCTTCGCGCCGGCGACCAAGGCCGTCCTCGCCGAGCGGGGCGTGATTCCCCGCGGTTCGGTCCGGCCGCCCCAGCGGGAGGTCCCCGACGACGAGGCCGCCGAACTCGCCGCGTTCGTCGCCGACCAGTAA
- a CDS encoding ArsR/SmtB family transcription factor, with protein sequence MSLLPSRGPETSTSQDGELQVVGVDEDVAPLLDALSSETARSVLNAIYEDPGTPSEIADRLDMSIQKVSYHIDKLEEQDLIAVAGTRYSEKGQEMTVYEPPEDPMVLFVGTEERKESLLTMVKRLLPVVGSLGIGSLLIDQLYGSGGLLPSFGVTGSGGDSESGGQDLGYDDAGDAGDAGAGGDAVSQATETATDTPAPTATETEGADVFVAESTETSAATETPTSAPEATTTAADGGATETPVPAPDTVTEAAEMAGSAGATLSPGVAFFLGGLFVLALVVAWWAYSGRQ encoded by the coding sequence ATGTCCCTGCTGCCCTCCAGGGGACCCGAGACGAGCACCTCGCAGGACGGCGAGCTACAGGTAGTGGGCGTCGACGAGGACGTGGCCCCGCTGCTGGACGCGCTCAGTTCCGAGACCGCTCGCTCGGTCCTCAACGCCATCTACGAGGATCCTGGCACCCCCTCAGAGATCGCCGACCGGCTGGACATGTCCATCCAGAAGGTCTCCTACCACATCGACAAGCTCGAAGAGCAGGACCTCATCGCCGTCGCCGGCACCCGCTACTCCGAGAAGGGCCAGGAGATGACGGTGTACGAGCCCCCCGAGGACCCGATGGTCCTGTTCGTCGGGACCGAAGAGCGCAAGGAGTCGCTGCTGACGATGGTCAAGCGGCTCCTGCCCGTCGTCGGATCGCTGGGCATCGGCAGCCTCCTGATCGACCAGCTGTACGGCAGCGGCGGGCTGCTCCCGTCGTTCGGCGTGACCGGCAGCGGCGGCGACTCCGAGAGCGGAGGTCAGGACCTCGGATACGACGACGCCGGCGACGCGGGGGACGCCGGTGCCGGCGGCGACGCCGTGAGCCAGGCCACCGAGACGGCCACCGACACCCCGGCACCGACGGCCACGGAGACGGAAGGGGCGGACGTGTTCGTCGCCGAGTCCACCGAGACGTCCGCGGCGACCGAGACGCCCACGTCCGCGCCGGAGGCGACGACGACGGCGGCTGACGGCGGCGCCACGGAGACGCCGGTGCCGGCTCCGGACACCGTCACGGAGGCCGCCGAGATGGCCGGATCGGCCGGCGCGACGCTGTCGCCGGGCGTCGCCTTCTTCCTCGGCGGGCTGTTCGTCCTCGCGCTCGTGGTCGCCTGGTGGGCGTACAGCGGCCGACAGTGA
- a CDS encoding MBL fold metallo-hydrolase — MQLTFLGTGSAMPTGRRFQSGYLLSDGDDRLLVDCGSGVLHALQRTDAGYEGIDAVLLTHHHLDHVSDLDVLMKARWLAGATDLEIAGPPGTEELVTDLLDVHEYMQDRLDLTLRDVQGSFSIAGFDVDSRETRHSMQCLAYRIGPEGGAQSVVLSGDSEAFEGLIEFADGTGVLVHDCSFPDDVDVSNHPTPSQLGTVLAAADADLGRVYLSHLYPHTEGRHEEMLDSIGKRYDGDIRVAEDGLAVTVEAPADAEGERVGD; from the coding sequence ATGCAGCTGACGTTTCTCGGCACCGGGAGCGCCATGCCGACCGGCCGCCGGTTCCAGAGCGGGTATCTCCTGAGCGACGGCGACGACCGCCTGCTGGTCGACTGCGGCAGCGGCGTCCTCCACGCCCTCCAGCGCACCGACGCCGGCTACGAGGGGATCGACGCCGTCCTCCTGACGCACCACCACCTCGATCACGTCTCGGACCTGGACGTCCTGATGAAGGCGCGCTGGCTGGCCGGCGCGACGGACCTAGAGATTGCCGGCCCGCCCGGTACCGAGGAACTGGTGACGGACCTGCTGGACGTCCACGAGTACATGCAGGACCGGCTGGACCTGACGCTGCGGGACGTCCAGGGGTCGTTCTCGATCGCGGGGTTCGACGTCGACTCGAGGGAGACGCGCCACTCGATGCAGTGTCTCGCCTACCGGATCGGCCCCGAGGGCGGAGCGCAGTCGGTCGTCCTCTCCGGCGACAGCGAGGCCTTCGAGGGGCTGATCGAGTTCGCGGACGGGACGGGCGTGCTGGTCCACGACTGCTCGTTCCCGGACGACGTGGACGTCTCCAACCACCCGACGCCGTCCCAGCTGGGGACGGTGCTCGCCGCCGCCGACGCCGACCTCGGCCGGGTGTACCTCAGCCACCTCTACCCGCACACCGAGGGCCGCCACGAGGAGATGCTCGACTCCATCGGCAAGCGCTACGACGGCGACATCCGCGTCGCCGAGGACGGCCTGGCGGTCACCGTCGAGGCGCCCGCGGACGCTGAAGGGGAACGAGTAGGGGACTAG
- a CDS encoding mRNA surveillance protein pelota: MRIKSRERTEAGRERVTVVPETLDDLWHLTYVIEPGDRVSGDTTRRIQRNDEDLRDTGGEREPMWVAIEVTDVEFAKFANRLRVGGEIVDCSREDQLGFHHTLNVEEHTELDVEKVWKPDQEERLAEAESATENPDVAIATVEEGEAHVHTVAQYGTESRATITGTTGKGDYARPREELFVELTDVLRRMDVDAYVLAGPGFTKQDALDYIRDKAPEVAEKTTTVDTSAVGDRGVHEVLKRGAVEEVQEETRIAEEADLIDELTERIATGAKVAYGSEAVAEAAEFGAIEELLIVDERLRRERSDEGEWDVDVDDVVRTTEQKGGDVTVFSSEFDPGRQLSNLGGIAALLRYRLE, translated from the coding sequence ATGCGGATCAAGAGCCGGGAGCGGACGGAGGCGGGCCGGGAGCGGGTCACCGTGGTCCCCGAGACGCTCGACGACCTGTGGCACCTGACGTACGTGATCGAGCCCGGCGATCGCGTCAGCGGCGACACGACCCGGCGCATCCAGCGCAACGACGAGGACCTGCGGGACACCGGCGGCGAGCGCGAGCCCATGTGGGTCGCCATCGAGGTGACCGACGTGGAGTTCGCGAAGTTCGCCAACCGCCTGCGCGTCGGCGGCGAGATCGTCGACTGCTCCCGGGAGGACCAGCTCGGCTTCCACCACACGCTCAACGTCGAGGAGCACACGGAACTGGACGTCGAGAAGGTGTGGAAGCCCGACCAGGAGGAGCGCCTGGCGGAGGCCGAGAGTGCGACGGAGAACCCGGACGTCGCCATCGCCACCGTCGAGGAGGGAGAGGCCCACGTCCACACCGTCGCCCAGTACGGGACGGAGTCGCGGGCGACCATCACGGGCACGACCGGCAAGGGCGACTACGCCCGGCCGCGCGAGGAGCTGTTCGTGGAACTGACGGACGTCCTCCGGCGGATGGACGTCGACGCCTACGTCCTCGCCGGGCCCGGCTTCACGAAGCAGGACGCGCTCGATTACATCCGGGACAAGGCCCCCGAGGTCGCCGAGAAGACGACGACGGTCGACACCAGCGCCGTCGGCGACCGCGGCGTCCACGAGGTGCTCAAACGCGGCGCCGTCGAGGAGGTGCAGGAGGAGACTCGCATCGCCGAGGAGGCCGACCTGATCGACGAGCTGACCGAGCGCATCGCCACCGGCGCCAAGGTCGCCTACGGCTCCGAGGCGGTCGCCGAGGCCGCCGAGTTCGGCGCGATCGAGGAGCTGCTGATCGTCGACGAGCGCCTGCGACGGGAACGCTCCGACGAGGGCGAGTGGGACGTCGACGTCGACGACGTCGTCCGCACGACCGAGCAGAAGGGCGGGGACGTGACCGTCTTCTCCAGCGAGTTCGACCCCGGCCGCCAGCTCTCGAACCTCGGCGGCATCGCGGCGCTGCTGCGGTACCGGCTGGAGTGA
- a CDS encoding DUF4013 domain-containing protein produces the protein MFEDALRYPWTGDDRLETIVVGGVLGLLGMLVVPVFLVFGYLVRVVRRVAEGDEAPPSFDDWGELLVDGLKAFVVALVYGLVPAVVFAVAVLTLFLPFTAVEETGPGSAVSTGTMVDPVALVAALAVVALALGLTLVALYLLPAGVAALARTGRLGAAFSPSELRRIGLNGRYATGWLVAVGISILASVVAGVLAATVAGAVLVPFVNFYGSVAGAYAVGRGVREVPAADLRATASDRAAA, from the coding sequence ATGTTCGAGGACGCGCTCAGATACCCCTGGACGGGGGACGACAGGCTCGAAACGATCGTCGTCGGCGGCGTGCTGGGACTGCTCGGGATGCTCGTCGTGCCGGTGTTCCTGGTGTTCGGCTACCTGGTCCGGGTCGTACGGCGGGTCGCCGAGGGCGACGAAGCCCCGCCGTCGTTCGACGACTGGGGCGAACTGCTCGTAGACGGGCTGAAGGCGTTCGTCGTCGCGCTCGTCTACGGGCTGGTCCCGGCCGTCGTGTTCGCGGTCGCGGTACTGACGCTGTTCCTGCCGTTCACCGCGGTCGAGGAGACGGGGCCGGGCTCAGCCGTCAGTACCGGTACGATGGTCGATCCCGTCGCCCTCGTCGCCGCACTGGCCGTCGTCGCGCTCGCGCTGGGACTGACGCTCGTGGCCCTCTACCTCCTGCCCGCCGGCGTGGCCGCGCTGGCCCGGACGGGGCGGCTCGGCGCTGCGTTCTCACCGAGCGAGCTCCGTCGGATCGGTCTGAACGGCCGCTACGCAACGGGCTGGCTGGTCGCGGTCGGGATCTCGATCCTGGCGAGCGTCGTCGCGGGCGTCCTCGCCGCGACCGTCGCCGGGGCCGTTCTGGTCCCGTTCGTGAACTTCTACGGGAGCGTCGCGGGGGCGTACGCCGTCGGGCGGGGCGTCCGCGAGGTGCCGGCGGCCGATCTGCGCGCGACCGCGTCGGATCGGGCGGCCGCGTGA
- the rqcH gene encoding ribosome rescue protein RqcH: protein MDQKQELTSVDLAALERELGGYEGAKLDKAYLYEDDELVRLKLRDFDRGRVELLIEVSDVLRAHVAAPEHVPDAPGRPPDFAMMLRNRLSGADLAGVEQFEFDRILQFEFEREDANTTIVAELFGDGNVAVLDEHGEVVDCLETVRLKSRTVAPGATYEFPSARFNPLTVDYEGFVARLQESDADVVRTLATQLNFGGLYGEELCTRAGVPYNQSIEDTEEEEFEALYDAVERLATRLREGDLDPRVYYEQDEDGDGSHRVDATPIPLEEYEDLESEAFDSFNAALDDFFFNADREDEVEGGEPQRPDFEAEIEKHERIIEQQQGAIEDFEEQAEAEREKAELLYAEYDLVDEVVSTVQSALEEGHSWDDIDERFAEGKERGIEAAEAVESVDGKEGTVTLSLSGTSVTVEADTGVEKNADRLYKEAKRIEEKKEGAKAAIEDTREDLEEAKQRRDEWEAADGESDADGDGDEEDEEEDVDWLSRASIPVRNSEQWYERFRWFRTSNDFLVIGGRDADQNEELVKKYLERGDKFFHAQAHGGPVTILKATGPSEATRDVDIPEQDRREAATFAVAYSSVWKGGKHAGDAYMVDPDQVSKTPESGEYLEKGGFAIRGDRTYFRDVACEVAVGITAEDVTQVIGGPPSAIEPKAETSIRVEPGQYAQNDIAKRLYREFKERFADDAFVRKIASPDRIQEHLPPGGSRMID, encoded by the coding sequence ATGGACCAGAAGCAGGAGCTGACGAGCGTCGACCTCGCCGCCCTGGAGCGCGAGCTGGGCGGGTACGAGGGGGCCAAGCTCGACAAGGCCTACCTCTACGAGGACGACGAACTCGTCCGCCTGAAGCTGCGGGACTTCGACCGGGGGCGCGTCGAGCTCCTGATCGAGGTCAGCGACGTCCTGCGGGCGCACGTCGCCGCGCCCGAGCACGTCCCGGACGCGCCCGGGCGGCCGCCGGACTTCGCGATGATGCTGCGCAACCGCCTCAGCGGCGCGGACCTCGCCGGCGTCGAGCAGTTCGAGTTCGACCGCATCCTCCAGTTCGAGTTCGAGCGCGAGGACGCCAACACCACCATCGTCGCCGAGCTGTTCGGCGACGGCAACGTGGCCGTGCTGGACGAGCACGGCGAGGTCGTCGACTGCCTGGAGACCGTCCGGCTGAAGTCCCGGACCGTCGCGCCCGGGGCGACCTACGAGTTTCCCTCCGCGCGGTTCAACCCGCTGACCGTCGACTACGAGGGCTTCGTCGCGCGGCTGCAGGAGTCCGACGCCGACGTCGTCCGGACGCTGGCGACCCAGCTCAACTTCGGCGGCCTCTACGGCGAGGAACTGTGTACCCGCGCCGGGGTGCCCTACAACCAGTCCATCGAGGACACCGAAGAGGAGGAGTTCGAGGCGCTGTACGACGCCGTCGAGCGGCTGGCGACGCGACTCCGGGAGGGCGACCTCGATCCGCGCGTCTACTACGAGCAGGACGAGGACGGCGACGGCAGCCACCGCGTCGACGCCACGCCGATTCCCCTGGAGGAGTACGAGGACCTCGAGAGCGAGGCCTTCGATTCGTTCAACGCCGCGCTGGACGACTTCTTCTTCAACGCCGACCGGGAGGACGAGGTCGAGGGCGGCGAGCCCCAGCGTCCCGACTTCGAGGCCGAGATCGAGAAGCACGAGCGCATCATCGAGCAACAGCAGGGGGCCATCGAGGACTTCGAGGAGCAGGCCGAGGCCGAGCGCGAGAAGGCCGAACTGCTGTACGCCGAGTACGACCTTGTCGACGAGGTCGTCTCGACCGTCCAGAGCGCACTCGAGGAGGGCCACTCCTGGGACGACATCGACGAGCGCTTCGCCGAGGGGAAGGAACGCGGCATCGAGGCCGCCGAGGCGGTCGAGTCCGTCGACGGCAAGGAGGGCACTGTCACGCTGTCGCTGTCCGGCACCAGCGTGACCGTCGAGGCCGACACCGGCGTCGAGAAGAACGCCGACCGCCTCTACAAGGAGGCCAAGCGAATCGAGGAGAAGAAGGAGGGCGCCAAGGCCGCCATTGAGGACACGCGCGAGGACCTGGAGGAGGCAAAGCAGCGCCGCGACGAGTGGGAGGCCGCCGACGGCGAGAGCGACGCTGACGGCGACGGCGACGAGGAGGACGAAGAGGAGGACGTCGACTGGCTCTCGCGGGCCTCCATCCCAGTCCGCAACAGCGAGCAGTGGTACGAGCGGTTCCGCTGGTTCCGCACCAGCAACGACTTCCTCGTCATCGGCGGGCGCGACGCCGACCAGAACGAGGAACTGGTCAAGAAGTACCTCGAGCGTGGTGACAAGTTCTTCCACGCGCAGGCTCACGGCGGTCCCGTCACGATCCTCAAGGCGACCGGCCCCAGCGAGGCCACGCGCGACGTCGACATCCCCGAGCAGGACAGACGCGAGGCCGCCACCTTCGCCGTCGCCTACTCCTCGGTCTGGAAGGGCGGCAAGCACGCCGGCGACGCGTACATGGTCGACCCCGATCAGGTGTCGAAGACCCCCGAGAGCGGCGAGTACCTCGAGAAGGGCGGGTTCGCCATCCGCGGCGACCGCACGTACTTCCGCGACGTGGCGTGCGAGGTGGCCGTCGGCATCACCGCAGAGGACGTGACGCAGGTCATCGGCGGCCCGCCGTCGGCCATCGAGCCGAAGGCGGAGACGAGCATCCGCGTCGAGCCCGGCCAGTACGCCCAGAACGACATCGCCAAACGGCTCTACCGGGAGTTCAAGGAACGGTTCGCGGACGACGCGTTCGTCCGGAAGATCGCCAGCCCCGACAGGATTCAGGAGCACCTGCCGCCGGGCGGCAGCCGGATGATCGACTAG
- a CDS encoding NAD(P)/FAD-dependent oxidoreductase, with protein sequence MTATVAVVGAGAAGAAAAYALRDEPVDVTVFEKSGGLCGRAATRRRGDCTYEYGANYLTSDDERVTELVTEALPTDGLVDVTEPVWTFDAAGEISEGDRGDGHKWTYEDGITQLAKRLFAATDATVHRNTRVATLASADGGWTVEDAVEQSSTSPRSSSSREDADVTDHGHFDAALLTPPAPQSADLLGQARWDHVDCRRLRESIASVPYRAVVSAVLHYDFELDLPYYALVNADRDHDVGWVGREECKPGHVPDGEALLLVQMAPDWSAERFHDPEDEVVADAAEATAALLSDDRLADPDWTDYQGWRYALPDEGVSDDAIEMAADHDLFLAGDWVAGEARLHAAIRNGLETGERIAEAL encoded by the coding sequence ATGACAGCCACGGTGGCGGTCGTCGGAGCCGGAGCGGCCGGCGCGGCGGCGGCCTACGCGCTCCGCGACGAGCCCGTCGACGTGACCGTCTTCGAGAAGAGCGGCGGCCTCTGCGGGCGCGCGGCCACGCGCCGCCGGGGCGACTGCACCTACGAGTACGGCGCCAACTACCTCACCTCGGACGACGAGCGCGTCACCGAGCTGGTGACCGAGGCGCTCCCGACCGACGGGCTGGTCGACGTGACCGAGCCGGTGTGGACCTTCGACGCTGCCGGCGAGATCAGCGAGGGCGACCGCGGCGACGGACACAAGTGGACCTACGAGGACGGCATCACGCAGCTCGCGAAGCGGCTGTTCGCCGCGACGGACGCGACCGTCCACCGGAACACGCGCGTCGCGACGCTCGCCAGCGCTGACGGGGGCTGGACCGTCGAGGACGCCGTGGAGCAGAGCTCCACGAGCCCTCGCTCGAGTTCGTCCCGCGAGGACGCCGACGTGACGGACCACGGCCACTTCGACGCCGCGCTCCTGACGCCGCCCGCGCCCCAGTCGGCCGACCTCCTCGGGCAGGCCCGGTGGGACCACGTCGACTGCCGCCGGCTGCGAGAGTCGATCGCCTCGGTCCCCTACCGGGCCGTCGTCTCGGCCGTGCTCCACTACGACTTCGAACTGGACCTGCCGTACTACGCACTGGTCAACGCCGACAGGGACCACGACGTCGGCTGGGTCGGTCGCGAGGAGTGCAAGCCCGGGCACGTGCCCGACGGGGAGGCCCTCCTGCTCGTCCAGATGGCCCCGGACTGGTCGGCCGAGCGCTTTCACGACCCCGAGGACGAGGTCGTCGCCGACGCCGCCGAGGCGACCGCGGCGCTGCTCTCCGACGACCGGCTCGCCGACCCCGACTGGACGGACTACCAGGGCTGGCGCTACGCGCTGCCGGACGAGGGCGTGAGCGACGACGCGATCGAGATGGCCGCGGACCACGACCTCTTCCTCGCGGGCGACTGGGTGGCGGGCGAGGCTCGACTCCACGCCGCGATCAGGAACGGGCTGGAGACGGGCGAACGCATCGCCGAGGCCCTGTAG
- a CDS encoding MBL fold metallo-hydrolase, with protein sequence MARELVEGVWLLDLGLVPPMATNCFLLDEREMAGGADDEAGGEPTVTLCDAGYWRNRPSLRSELADAGYGPGDLDRVLLTHYDLDHVTGLARLAPEFDGPVYIGAPDYRLLVGDADPPLLHHKGLFHRVVRRLFPLPDRFDVRPVEDGERVGRFTAYLTPGHNPGHAAYVHDAGVALLGDLVWGTDAELTVPFWLDSYDVAECRASVRSVVERSGPFEVAAMSHGTPLVRGGSDALRTLADGFEDVGDGAGAE encoded by the coding sequence GTGGCGCGCGAACTCGTCGAGGGCGTCTGGCTGCTCGATCTCGGACTGGTCCCGCCTATGGCCACGAACTGTTTCCTGCTCGACGAGCGAGAGATGGCCGGCGGCGCGGACGACGAGGCGGGCGGCGAGCCGACCGTCACGCTCTGTGACGCCGGCTACTGGCGTAACCGCCCGTCGCTCCGGAGCGAACTCGCCGACGCGGGCTACGGACCGGGGGATCTCGACCGCGTCCTGCTGACCCACTACGACCTCGACCACGTCACCGGCCTCGCGCGCCTCGCACCGGAATTTGACGGCCCGGTCTACATCGGCGCGCCCGACTACCGGCTGCTCGTCGGCGACGCGGACCCGCCGCTGCTCCACCACAAGGGCCTGTTCCACCGCGTCGTGCGCCGCCTCTTCCCGCTCCCGGACCGCTTCGACGTCCGACCCGTCGAGGACGGCGAGCGCGTCGGGCGGTTCACCGCCTATCTCACGCCGGGACACAACCCCGGCCACGCCGCGTACGTCCACGACGCCGGCGTCGCGCTGCTGGGCGACCTCGTGTGGGGGACGGACGCCGAACTGACGGTCCCCTTCTGGCTGGACTCCTACGACGTCGCGGAGTGCCGGGCGAGCGTCCGGTCAGTGGTCGAGCGTTCGGGACCGTTCGAGGTCGCCGCGATGAGCCACGGGACGCCGCTGGTCCGGGGCGGTTCGGACGCGCTGCGGACGCTTGCGGACGGATTCGAGGACGTCGGGGACGGCGCCGGCGCGGAGTGA
- a CDS encoding SHOCT domain-containing protein — protein sequence MRSPAERLRDNAVEVASLLVTGLWMAALFTGQEWWLAALIVGYAAVLPIVKIAAGETEAEETGREWGRPWGKSHENREAERRGDADTFGNDDDALARLRERYARGELTDEQFEHKLERLLKVETLEDADEYVNRAREQRRNREEEGDRAREYG from the coding sequence ATGAGGAGCCCCGCCGAGCGCCTCCGGGACAACGCCGTCGAGGTCGCGTCGCTGCTCGTCACCGGCCTCTGGATGGCGGCCCTGTTCACGGGCCAGGAGTGGTGGCTGGCGGCGCTGATCGTCGGCTACGCCGCCGTGTTACCGATCGTGAAGATCGCCGCCGGGGAGACCGAGGCCGAGGAGACCGGCCGGGAGTGGGGACGGCCGTGGGGAAAGAGCCACGAGAACCGCGAGGCGGAGCGCCGCGGCGACGCGGACACCTTCGGCAACGATGACGACGCGCTCGCCAGGCTCCGCGAGCGGTACGCCCGCGGCGAACTGACCGACGAGCAGTTCGAGCACAAACTGGAGCGGCTCCTGAAGGTCGAAACCCTGGAAGATGCGGACGAGTACGTGAATCGGGCCCGCGAGCAGCGACGGAACCGGGAGGAGGAAGGGGATCGAGCGCGCGAGTACGGGTAG
- a CDS encoding tRNA uridine(34) 5-carboxymethylaminomethyl modification radical SAM/GNAT enzyme Elp3 has translation MSTESTDPTETEAFERVCEELVERILSGDLEREDVESAKMEVCSKHSSPKVPKNSELMDYAPQERREELEAVLRRKPVRTASGVSPIAIMTSPHRCPHGKCLYCPGGPDSEFSSAQSYTGHEPAAARGEQNDYDPYGQVTLRLNQLREIGHPVDKAELIVMGGTMTARSHDYQEWFVKRALEAMNDFDPEAPPEPAEEESFAEDPDEYEFRYLEDVVAENETADVRNVATTFETKPDWCDPEQIDRMLDLGGTKVEVGVQTTFERINREMHRGHGVQASIDANRRLRDAGFKVGFHMMPGQPGMSKEMCLEDFRRIFKESEWRPDYLKIYPTLVVEGTVTYDWWRKDEFEPLTNDEAAELVAEIKSMIPEYTRLQRVQRDIPADFIEGGVWKSNLRQLARQRMEEHGWTCDCIRCREVGMNDEDPEEVTLDTTTYEAGGGTEHFISFEDREKDLLVGFCRLRFPNDPVRRELENAAIVRELHVYGSQVGVGQAAETDSDHQHQGYGRRLLREAEERAADAGFDKLAVISGIGVRQYYREKLGYQQDGPYVSKRL, from the coding sequence ATGAGCACCGAGTCGACGGACCCGACGGAGACGGAGGCCTTCGAGCGGGTCTGCGAGGAACTGGTCGAGCGGATCCTCTCGGGGGACCTCGAGCGCGAGGACGTCGAGAGCGCGAAGATGGAGGTCTGCTCGAAGCACTCCTCGCCGAAGGTGCCCAAGAACTCCGAGCTGATGGACTACGCGCCCCAGGAGCGCCGCGAGGAGCTCGAGGCGGTCCTGCGGCGCAAGCCCGTCCGAACGGCGTCGGGCGTCTCGCCCATCGCGATCATGACCTCGCCGCACCGCTGCCCGCACGGCAAGTGCCTCTACTGCCCTGGCGGCCCGGACTCGGAGTTCTCCTCGGCCCAGAGCTACACCGGTCACGAGCCCGCGGCAGCGCGCGGCGAGCAGAACGACTACGATCCCTACGGGCAGGTGACGCTGCGGCTCAACCAGCTCCGGGAGATCGGCCACCCCGTCGACAAGGCGGAGCTGATCGTCATGGGCGGGACGATGACCGCCCGGAGCCACGACTACCAGGAGTGGTTCGTCAAGCGGGCGCTAGAGGCGATGAACGACTTCGACCCCGAGGCGCCGCCGGAGCCCGCGGAGGAGGAGAGCTTCGCGGAGGACCCCGACGAGTACGAGTTCCGGTACCTAGAGGACGTCGTCGCCGAGAACGAGACGGCGGACGTCCGCAACGTCGCGACCACCTTCGAGACCAAGCCCGACTGGTGCGACCCCGAGCAGATCGACCGGATGCTCGACCTCGGCGGGACGAAGGTCGAGGTGGGCGTTCAGACGACCTTCGAGCGGATCAACCGCGAGATGCACCGGGGTCACGGCGTCCAGGCCTCCATCGACGCCAACCGCCGGCTGCGCGACGCCGGGTTCAAGGTCGGCTTCCACATGATGCCCGGCCAGCCGGGGATGAGCAAGGAGATGTGCCTGGAGGACTTCCGGCGCATCTTCAAGGAGTCCGAGTGGCGGCCGGACTACCTCAAGATCTACCCCACGCTCGTCGTCGAGGGGACGGTCACCTACGACTGGTGGCGCAAGGACGAGTTCGAGCCGCTGACCAACGACGAGGCCGCCGAACTCGTCGCCGAGATCAAGTCGATGATCCCGGAGTACACCCGCCTCCAGCGCGTCCAGCGGGACATCCCCGCGGACTTCATCGAGGGCGGCGTCTGGAAGTCCAACCTCCGCCAGCTCGCGCGCCAGCGCATGGAGGAGCACGGCTGGACCTGCGACTGCATCCGCTGTCGCGAGGTCGGGATGAACGACGAGGACCCCGAGGAGGTCACTCTCGATACGACGACCTACGAGGCCGGCGGCGGCACGGAGCACTTCATCTCCTTCGAGGACCGCGAGAAGGACCTCCTCGTGGGCTTCTGCCGCCTGCGGTTCCCGAACGACCCCGTCCGCCGGGAGCTGGAGAACGCCGCCATCGTCCGCGAGCTCCACGTCTACGGGAGCCAGGTCGGCGTGGGTCAGGCCGCCGAGACCGACTCCGACCACCAGCACCAGGGCTACGGCCGCCGCCTCCTCCGCGAGGCCGAGGAGCGCGCCGCCGACGCCGGCTTCGACAAGCTCGCGGTCATCTCGGGCATCGGCGTCCGCCAGTACTACCGCGAGAAGCTCGGCTACCAGCAGGACGGGCCGTACGTGAGCAAGCGGCTGTGA